The proteins below are encoded in one region of Calditrichota bacterium:
- a CDS encoding cysteine synthase family protein: MQAIGNTPLLKLERLSEPNCAEIYVKYEGGNPTGSMKDRMALSMIEGAERRGELTTGGRVVEYTGGSTGSSLAMVCATRGYKAHFVSSNGFAEEKLQTMRAFGATVEIIHAENGILTAEIIDKMIARAKELIGQPNTFWPDQVNNLDNKKGYHKMAFEIMDVLGTEIDEFVMAVGGGGCISGNSEILKEKIPSMKTIAIEPFYVRNISGGDTSGKHALEGIGLSFIPTILRKDLIDDVIPVKDEDAYRTANDLAKKEGIFGGITSGANVWAAIQRARIIGAGKKIVTVIIDSGLRYLNGDLYR, encoded by the coding sequence ATGCAGGCCATTGGAAATACCCCACTATTAAAACTTGAAAGGTTATCTGAACCAAATTGTGCAGAAATATATGTCAAATATGAAGGTGGAAATCCTACAGGTAGTATGAAAGACAGAATGGCGTTATCAATGATTGAGGGAGCTGAGAGAAGAGGAGAATTAACAACTGGTGGGAGGGTTGTTGAATATACTGGAGGTAGTACCGGTAGCTCTTTGGCAATGGTTTGTGCAACAAGGGGATATAAAGCACATTTCGTTTCTTCAAACGGTTTTGCCGAAGAAAAACTACAAACAATGAGGGCTTTTGGAGCTACAGTAGAAATAATTCATGCTGAAAATGGTATTTTAACAGCAGAGATAATAGACAAAATGATTGCGAGGGCAAAAGAGTTAATAGGTCAACCTAATACATTTTGGCCTGACCAGGTTAACAATCTTGATAATAAAAAAGGTTATCATAAAATGGCTTTTGAAATTATGGACGTTCTTGGAACTGAAATAGATGAGTTCGTAATGGCAGTAGGGGGAGGAGGTTGTATTTCAGGAAATTCCGAAATTTTAAAAGAAAAAATACCATCAATGAAAACTATTGCTATAGAACCATTTTACGTAAGAAATATTTCTGGCGGTGATACATCTGGAAAGCATGCTTTGGAAGGAATAGGTCTTTCATTTATTCCAACTATACTACGTAAAGATCTGATTGATGATGTAATTCCTGTTAAGGATGAAGATGCTTATAGGACAGCTAATGATTTAGCAAAAAAAGAAGGGATTTTCGGAGGAATAACGTCAGGTGCCAATGTTTGGGCAGCAATTCAAAGGGCTAGAATTATCGGTGCAGGGAAAAAAATTGTAACAGTGATTATTGATTCTGGATTAAGATATCTCAATGGTGATTTGTATAGATAA